Proteins encoded together in one Pseudomonadota bacterium window:
- a CDS encoding HD domain-containing protein: HPQVVEKAAVQHASSVIGIILKKAYPDERQREKDASKFVALVLRSHGFYTYEHCTRLIDLASDLAEMAGHGDPETRKRIADGMTYKDLGEVEYLISRSSPRQRQVLTEYLGGQKMAQSGLLHDIGKIKIPKEILYKPGMLTPDEAKTMQMHPVYGAQILEAIAPLAHAAPAARHHHERFDGKGYPDRLAGEQIPFEARVIAIVDAFDAMAADRPYRKGLPLEVCRNELVKGRGKQFDPTLVEGFMEVLDAKFVRGSANLEDYRLGPGA; the protein is encoded by the coding sequence CCCACCCCCAGGTGGTGGAGAAAGCCGCCGTGCAGCACGCCTCGTCGGTGATCGGCATCATCTTGAAGAAGGCCTACCCGGACGAGCGCCAGCGCGAGAAGGACGCCAGCAAGTTCGTGGCGCTCGTGCTCCGCTCGCACGGCTTCTACACCTACGAGCACTGCACCCGGCTCATCGACCTGGCGTCCGATCTGGCCGAGATGGCCGGACACGGCGACCCGGAAACCCGCAAGCGCATCGCTGACGGCATGACCTACAAGGACCTGGGTGAGGTGGAGTATCTCATCTCCCGCAGCTCTCCCCGCCAGCGCCAGGTGCTCACCGAGTACCTGGGGGGCCAGAAGATGGCCCAGTCCGGCCTGCTGCACGACATCGGGAAGATCAAGATCCCCAAGGAGATCCTCTACAAGCCGGGCATGCTCACGCCAGACGAGGCCAAGACCATGCAGATGCACCCGGTGTACGGCGCCCAGATCCTCGAAGCCATCGCGCCGCTGGCGCACGCGGCACCCGCCGCGCGCCACCACCACGAGCGGTTCGATGGCAAGGGCTACCCGGATCGCCTGGCGGGCGAGCAGATCCCGTTCGAAGCCCGGGTCATCGCCATCGTCGACGCATTCGACGCCATGGCCGCCGATCGACCCTATCGAAAAGGGCTGCCCCTCGAGGTCTGTCGCAACGAGCTGGTGAAGGGGCGAGGCAAGCAGTTCGACCCCACGCTCGTGGAAGGCTTCATGGAAGTGCTCGACGCAAAGTTCGTGCGCGGCAGCGCCAACCTCGAAGACTACCGCCTCGGCCCGGGCGCCTGA